In Perca fluviatilis chromosome 14, GENO_Pfluv_1.0, whole genome shotgun sequence, a genomic segment contains:
- the LOC120572344 gene encoding 60 kDa lysophospholipase-like isoform X1 has protein sequence MADSSNNMTCLSRALSQPTLDSTGVSPAGTIPLHPCRRRMLTSCTSTECTESVTSCNETRVLVINTGGTIGMTESPSGLVPEPNAFVKNLRKLPMFYDKDYAEKTHLVEHYGDKTLVLPVSKIEKRIVYTFLEYDPLLDSSNMTPEDWAKIGKDIEKNYESYDGFVILHGTDTMAYTASALSFMCEHLGKPVIITGSQVPIYELRNDGIDNLLGALLIAGQFVIPEVCLYFYDKLYRGNRTTKVDSGSFNAFASPNMTPLATTEVDVTINWDTVLRPSTTAKFQVSPEMNRNVGLLRLFPGITTDTVRAFLQSPMEGVVMETYGSGNAPDNRPDLLDVLKKATDSGVIIMNCTQCLRGRVSEAYKTGQELEDAGLLAGSDMTPEAALSKLSYVLAKKNTSLDEKKKMMSQNLRGEMSPDIAGAKLCLRDSHFIKVIAKSLSISCKEELEAIRDALTPTLACAATKNGDIEALEALKEMGSYFSLGDYDGRTPLHVAASDGNLKLVEYLLLNGATVYAKDRYGDTPLSNAVRFRNKEVVKLLRKTGAHFSKDELDEAGNELCSLAASADQDGLEIWSLAGADLNKPGYDGRAAMEMAQAVGNQQVVAFLIQLKAKQSKMIEPIATPTGQ, from the exons ATGGCGGATTCCAGCAACAACATGACATGCCTTTCCCGGGCTTTGTCACAGCCTACACTCGATTCGACAGGTGTTAGTCCTGCCGGAACGATTCCGCTGCATCCATGCCGAAGGAGAATGTTAACGAGCTGCACCTCGACAGAGTGCACTGAGTCGGTGACTTCATGTAACGAGACGCGAGTCCTGGTTATCAACACCGGAGGAACCATCGGGATGACTGAATCACCTTCAG GGCTTGTCCCAGAACCCAATGCATTTGTGAAGAACCTACGCAAGTTGCCCATGTTCTACGATAAGGACTATGCCGAGAAGACCCATCTGGTTGAGCACTATGGAGATAAGACCCTGGTCTTGCC GGTGAGTAAAATCGAAAAGAGGATAGTCTACACTTTTTTAGAGTACGACCCTCTGCTGGACTCCTCTAATATGACCCCAGAAGACTGGGCTAAAATCGGAAAGGACATTGAG AAAAACTATGAAAGCTATGATGGTTTTGTGATCCTCCATGGCACAGACACTATGGCTTACACAGCCTCTGCCCTGTCCTTCATGTGTGAACATTTGGGCAAACCAGTCATTATCACTGGATCACAG GTGCCGATCTATGAGTTGAGGAATGATGGCATAGACAACCTTCTGGGGGCGCTGCTGATTGCTGGCCAGTTTGTCATTCCTGAG GTGTGCCTGTACTTTTACGACAAACTCTATAGAGGGAATCGTACGACCAAGGTGGATAGTGGGAGTTTCAATGCATTCGCCTCTCCTAACATGACCCCTTTGGCCACTACTGAAGTGGACGTTACAA TCAACTGGGATACGGTGTTGAGGCCAAGCACCACAGCAAAGTTTCAAGTCAGCCCTGAGATGAACAGGAACGTGGGCCTGCTCAGGCTGTTCCCAGGGATCACCACTGATACT GTAAGGGCTTTCCTGCAGTCGCCCATGGAGGGTGTGGTCATGGAGACCTACGGCAGTGGAAATGCCCCCGATAACCGACCCGACCTGTTGGATGTGCTGAAGAAGGCTACCGACTCTGGTGTCATCATCATGAACTGCACCCAGTGTCTGAGAGGGCGCGTGTCTGAAGCTTACAAGACTGGCCAG GAATTGGAGGATGCAGGGCTGTTAGCTGGCAGTGACATGACTCCAGAGGCGGCCCTTTCAAAGCTGTCCTACGTATTGGCCAAGAAAAACACAAGTCTTGATGAGAAGAAAAAG ATGATGTCTCAGAACCTGCGAGGTGAGATGAGTCCCGACATAGCAGGAGCCAAGCTGTGTCTGAGAGACAGCCATTTCATCAAGGTCATCGCCAAGTCTCTTAGCATCAGCTGCAAGGAG GAGCTGGAAGCCATCCGTGATGCCCTGACTCCCACACTGGCATGTGCTGCAACTAAGAACGGAGACATAGAGGCCTTGGAAGCCCTAAAGGAAATG GGCAGTTACTTTTCTCTGGGTGACTATGATGGACGTACACCCCTACATGTTGCCGCCTCTGACGGCAACCTTAAACTGGTGGAGTACCTACTGCTTAATGGAGCTACAGTCTATGCTAAAGATCGCTATGGGGACACACCCCTAAGCAACGCTGTACGCTTCAG GAACAAGGAGGTTGTGAAGCTGCTGAGAAAGACTGGAGCCCACTTCTCCAAAGATGAGTTGGATGAAGCGGGAAACGAACTGTGCAG CCTGGCAGCCAGCGCTGACCAGGATGGCCTGGAAATCTGGAGTCTTGCCGGAGCTGATCTGAATAAGCCAGGCTATGATGGACGGGCAGCAATGGAAATG GCCCAGGCTGTTGGCAATCAGCAAGTGGTGGCATTTTTAATCCAACTGAAAGCCAAG CAGAGCAAAATGATCGAACCCATAGCCACCCCGACAGGACAGTGA
- the LOC120572344 gene encoding 60 kDa lysophospholipase-like isoform X2 yields MADSSNNMTCLSRALSQPTLDSTGVSPAGTIPLHPCRRRMLTSCTSTECTESVTSCNETRVLVINTGGTIGMTESPSGLVPEPNAFVKNLRKLPMFYDKDYAEKTHLVEHYGDKTLVLPVSKIEKRIVYTFLEYDPLLDSSNMTPEDWAKIGKDIEKNYESYDGFVILHGTDTMAYTASALSFMCEHLGKPVIITGSQVPIYELRNDGIDNLLGALLIAGQFVIPEVCLYFYDKLYRGNRTTKVDSGSFNAFASPNMTPLATTEVDVTINWDTVLRPSTTAKFQVSPEMNRNVGLLRLFPGITTDTVRAFLQSPMEGVVMETYGSGNAPDNRPDLLDVLKKATDSGVIIMNCTQCLRGRVSEAYKTGQELEDAGLLAGSDMTPEAALSKLSYVLAKKNTSLDEKKKMMSQNLRGEMSPDIAGAKLCLRDSHFIKVIAKSLSISCKEELEAIRDALTPTLACAATKNGDIEALEALKEMGSYFSLGDYDGRTPLHVAASDGNLKLVEYLLLNGATVYAKDRYGDTPLSNAVRFRNKEVVKLLRKTGAHFSKDELDEAGNELCSLAASADQDGLEIWSLAGADLNKPGYDGRAAMEMAQAVGNQQVVAFLIQLKAKSKMIEPIATPTGQ; encoded by the exons ATGGCGGATTCCAGCAACAACATGACATGCCTTTCCCGGGCTTTGTCACAGCCTACACTCGATTCGACAGGTGTTAGTCCTGCCGGAACGATTCCGCTGCATCCATGCCGAAGGAGAATGTTAACGAGCTGCACCTCGACAGAGTGCACTGAGTCGGTGACTTCATGTAACGAGACGCGAGTCCTGGTTATCAACACCGGAGGAACCATCGGGATGACTGAATCACCTTCAG GGCTTGTCCCAGAACCCAATGCATTTGTGAAGAACCTACGCAAGTTGCCCATGTTCTACGATAAGGACTATGCCGAGAAGACCCATCTGGTTGAGCACTATGGAGATAAGACCCTGGTCTTGCC GGTGAGTAAAATCGAAAAGAGGATAGTCTACACTTTTTTAGAGTACGACCCTCTGCTGGACTCCTCTAATATGACCCCAGAAGACTGGGCTAAAATCGGAAAGGACATTGAG AAAAACTATGAAAGCTATGATGGTTTTGTGATCCTCCATGGCACAGACACTATGGCTTACACAGCCTCTGCCCTGTCCTTCATGTGTGAACATTTGGGCAAACCAGTCATTATCACTGGATCACAG GTGCCGATCTATGAGTTGAGGAATGATGGCATAGACAACCTTCTGGGGGCGCTGCTGATTGCTGGCCAGTTTGTCATTCCTGAG GTGTGCCTGTACTTTTACGACAAACTCTATAGAGGGAATCGTACGACCAAGGTGGATAGTGGGAGTTTCAATGCATTCGCCTCTCCTAACATGACCCCTTTGGCCACTACTGAAGTGGACGTTACAA TCAACTGGGATACGGTGTTGAGGCCAAGCACCACAGCAAAGTTTCAAGTCAGCCCTGAGATGAACAGGAACGTGGGCCTGCTCAGGCTGTTCCCAGGGATCACCACTGATACT GTAAGGGCTTTCCTGCAGTCGCCCATGGAGGGTGTGGTCATGGAGACCTACGGCAGTGGAAATGCCCCCGATAACCGACCCGACCTGTTGGATGTGCTGAAGAAGGCTACCGACTCTGGTGTCATCATCATGAACTGCACCCAGTGTCTGAGAGGGCGCGTGTCTGAAGCTTACAAGACTGGCCAG GAATTGGAGGATGCAGGGCTGTTAGCTGGCAGTGACATGACTCCAGAGGCGGCCCTTTCAAAGCTGTCCTACGTATTGGCCAAGAAAAACACAAGTCTTGATGAGAAGAAAAAG ATGATGTCTCAGAACCTGCGAGGTGAGATGAGTCCCGACATAGCAGGAGCCAAGCTGTGTCTGAGAGACAGCCATTTCATCAAGGTCATCGCCAAGTCTCTTAGCATCAGCTGCAAGGAG GAGCTGGAAGCCATCCGTGATGCCCTGACTCCCACACTGGCATGTGCTGCAACTAAGAACGGAGACATAGAGGCCTTGGAAGCCCTAAAGGAAATG GGCAGTTACTTTTCTCTGGGTGACTATGATGGACGTACACCCCTACATGTTGCCGCCTCTGACGGCAACCTTAAACTGGTGGAGTACCTACTGCTTAATGGAGCTACAGTCTATGCTAAAGATCGCTATGGGGACACACCCCTAAGCAACGCTGTACGCTTCAG GAACAAGGAGGTTGTGAAGCTGCTGAGAAAGACTGGAGCCCACTTCTCCAAAGATGAGTTGGATGAAGCGGGAAACGAACTGTGCAG CCTGGCAGCCAGCGCTGACCAGGATGGCCTGGAAATCTGGAGTCTTGCCGGAGCTGATCTGAATAAGCCAGGCTATGATGGACGGGCAGCAATGGAAATG GCCCAGGCTGTTGGCAATCAGCAAGTGGTGGCATTTTTAATCCAACTGAAAGCCAAG AGCAAAATGATCGAACCCATAGCCACCCCGACAGGACAGTGA